A genomic segment from Modestobacter roseus encodes:
- a CDS encoding class F sortase translates to MRAPVAGMVLGLTLAIGTPVAWAVTRPDPATGSTVEQALDAPPPSAVPSPSGAAPPTASAPAFPPVPTRDAAPTPPAPVPAPVRVSLPAQGVDAPLDPVGVSPDGQMELPEDVDRVGWYRFGPVPGDEGSAVLAGHVDDREQGLGALFPLRDAQTGDVVVVTGATGAETRWQVVSRELITKQALPLDSIFNREGPPRLVLVTCGGPFDAETRSYRDNVVVVAQPLP, encoded by the coding sequence GTGCGCGCGCCCGTGGCCGGGATGGTCCTGGGGCTGACCCTGGCGATCGGGACACCGGTCGCCTGGGCGGTCACCCGGCCCGACCCGGCCACGGGCAGCACGGTGGAGCAGGCCCTCGACGCACCACCGCCGTCGGCGGTGCCGTCCCCCTCGGGGGCGGCGCCGCCGACGGCGTCTGCGCCGGCCTTCCCGCCGGTCCCCACCCGGGACGCCGCGCCCACGCCGCCCGCGCCGGTGCCGGCGCCGGTCCGGGTCAGCCTCCCGGCCCAGGGGGTGGACGCGCCCCTGGACCCGGTGGGCGTCTCCCCGGACGGTCAGATGGAGCTGCCCGAGGACGTGGACCGCGTCGGCTGGTACCGCTTCGGCCCGGTTCCCGGGGACGAGGGCTCCGCGGTCCTCGCCGGACACGTCGACGACCGCGAACAGGGCCTGGGCGCTCTGTTCCCGCTGCGCGACGCGCAGACCGGCGACGTCGTGGTGGTCACCGGCGCGACCGGCGCGGAGACCCGCTGGCAGGTGGTCTCCCGCGAGCTGATCACCAAGCAGGCCCTGCCGCTGGACTCGATCTTCAACCGCGAGGGGCCGCCCCGGCTGGTGCTGGTCACCTGCGGCGGCCCGTTCGACGCCGAGACGCGCAGCTACCGCGACAACGTGGTCGTCGTTGCCCAACCGCTGCCATGA
- a CDS encoding DUF4397 domain-containing protein yields MNKSRPIALTAGATGAFALLFAATPALADSHTATVSVLHGVPDLPVDVYANGERLIDDFEPGTLAGPLELPAGDYDLALYPADAADASGDPLLEAMDVAVPAGANATVVAHLTEAGEPALTPFVNDTSAVPAGEGRLTVRHVAAAPAVDVRAGGEVVIDGLTNPNEESLTVPAGSVSADVVVADTDTVAIGPADVTVAEGANTIVYAWGSEEAGYELATQTVQAGASAPTGVPGGSAGLAADEGIPAPLVGLTVVGLAGAAFAARKYATSRV; encoded by the coding sequence GTGAACAAGTCCCGCCCGATCGCCCTGACCGCCGGCGCCACCGGCGCGTTCGCCCTGCTCTTCGCGGCCACGCCCGCGCTGGCCGACTCGCACACCGCGACCGTCTCGGTGCTGCACGGCGTCCCGGACCTCCCGGTCGACGTGTACGCCAACGGCGAGCGGCTGATCGACGACTTCGAGCCGGGCACCCTGGCCGGCCCGCTCGAGCTGCCCGCCGGCGACTACGACCTGGCGCTCTACCCGGCCGACGCCGCGGACGCCTCCGGCGACCCGCTGCTGGAGGCGATGGACGTCGCGGTGCCGGCCGGCGCGAACGCCACGGTGGTCGCCCACCTCACCGAGGCCGGCGAGCCGGCGCTGACCCCGTTCGTCAACGACACCTCCGCGGTGCCCGCGGGCGAGGGCCGGCTCACCGTGCGCCACGTGGCCGCGGCGCCCGCCGTCGACGTCCGGGCCGGTGGCGAGGTCGTCATCGACGGGCTGACCAACCCGAACGAGGAGTCGCTGACCGTCCCCGCCGGATCGGTGAGCGCCGACGTGGTCGTCGCCGACACCGACACCGTGGCGATCGGCCCGGCCGACGTGACGGTGGCCGAGGGCGCGAACACCATCGTCTACGCCTGGGGTTCGGAGGAGGCCGGCTACGAGCTCGCCACCCAGACCGTGCAGGCCGGGGCCTCCGCCCCGACCGGCGTCCCCGGTGGCTCGGCCGGCCTGGCCGCTGACGAGGGCATCCCGGCACCGCTGGTCGGCCTGACCGTCGTCGGCCTCGCCGGCGCGGCCTTCGCCGCCCGCAAGTACGCCACCAGCCGGGTCTGA
- a CDS encoding methyl-accepting chemotaxis protein, which produces MVADVIGSAGSMTGLVRDLTTATADVVEASRTGVGHAHSVSGTARSVSGNVAQLATGAEEMTASIRDISRSAQQAAEVADDAVRIVASTNDTLNQLGNSSAEIGNVIKVITGIAEQTNLLALNATIEAARAGELGKGFAVVATEVKELAQETAKATEDVSMRIQAIQADSGQAVQAIARIGDTVGQINELQATIAAAVEQQTAAAAEIDRNIGVAAEGSRDIASGAAAVTGSAESGAQRIESTRSIADQLAGRAADLESRVAQFVV; this is translated from the coding sequence ATGGTGGCCGACGTGATCGGCTCGGCGGGCTCGATGACCGGGCTGGTCCGCGACCTGACCACCGCGACGGCCGACGTCGTCGAGGCCTCGCGCACCGGAGTGGGGCACGCGCACTCGGTCTCCGGGACCGCCCGGTCGGTCTCCGGCAACGTCGCCCAGCTGGCCACCGGCGCCGAGGAGATGACCGCCTCCATCCGGGACATCTCCCGTTCCGCCCAGCAGGCCGCCGAGGTCGCCGACGACGCCGTCCGGATCGTCGCCAGCACCAACGACACGCTCAACCAGCTCGGCAACTCCTCGGCCGAGATCGGCAACGTCATCAAGGTGATCACCGGCATCGCCGAGCAGACCAACCTGCTGGCGCTCAACGCCACGATCGAGGCAGCCCGCGCCGGCGAGCTGGGCAAGGGCTTCGCCGTCGTCGCCACCGAGGTCAAGGAGCTGGCGCAGGAGACCGCCAAGGCCACCGAGGACGTGTCGATGCGGATCCAGGCGATCCAGGCCGACTCCGGTCAGGCGGTGCAGGCGATCGCGCGGATCGGTGACACCGTGGGGCAGATCAACGAGCTGCAGGCGACCATCGCCGCGGCCGTCGAGCAGCAGACCGCGGCCGCGGCCGAGATCGACCGCAACATCGGCGTCGCCGCGGAGGGCAGCCGGGACATCGCCTCCGGTGCCGCGGCGGTCACGGGGTCCGCCGAGAGCGGCGCCCAGCGGATCGAGTCCACCCGCAGCATCGCCGACCAGCTGGCCGGCCGAGCCGCGGACCTGGAGAGCCGGGTCGCGCAGTTCGTCGTCTGA
- a CDS encoding class F sortase translates to MRAPVAGMVLGLTLAIGTPVAWAVTRPDPATGSTVEQALDAPPPSAVPSPSGAAPPTASAPAFPPVPTRDAAPTPPAPVPAPVRVSLPAQGVDAPLDPVGVSPDGQMELPEDVDRVGWYRFGPVPGDEGSAVLAGHVDDREQGLGALFPLRDAQTGDVVVVTGATGAETRWQVVSRELITKQALPLDSIFNREGPPRLVLVTCGGPFDAETRSYRDNVVVVAQPLP, encoded by the coding sequence GTCCTGGGGCTGACCCTGGCGATCGGGACACCGGTCGCCTGGGCGGTCACCCGGCCCGACCCGGCCACGGGCAGCACGGTGGAGCAGGCCCTCGACGCACCACCGCCGTCGGCGGTGCCGTCCCCCTCGGGGGCGGCGCCGCCGACGGCGTCTGCGCCGGCCTTCCCGCCGGTCCCCACCCGGGACGCCGCGCCCACGCCGCCCGCGCCGGTGCCGGCGCCGGTCCGGGTCAGCCTCCCGGCCCAGGGAGTGGACGCGCCCCTGGACCCGGTGGGCGTCTCCCCGGACGGTCAGATGGAACTACCCGAGGACGTGGACCGCGTCGGCTGGTACCGCTTCGGCCCGGTTCCCGGGGACGAGGGCTCCGCGGTCCTCGCCGGACACGTCGACGACCGCGAACAGGGCCTGGGCGCCCTGTTCCCGCTGCGCGACGCGCAGACCGGCGACGTCGTGGTGGTCACCGGCGCGACCGGCGCGGAGACCCGCTGGCAGGTGGTCTCCCGCGAGCTGATCACCAAGCAGGCCCTGCCGCTGGACTCGATCTTCAACCGCGAGGGGCCGCCCCGGCTGGTGCTGGTCACCTGCGGCGGCCCGTTCGACGCCGAGACGCGCAGCTACCGCGACAACGTGGTCGTCGTTGCCCAACCCCTGCCATGA
- a CDS encoding anti-sigma factor: protein MPHCDPEQLALAALREPLPPNDEAHLADCAECQAEVASLQRSVDVLAVPALAAPGAPVQPPPGVWAAIAAATGVEATPASVPPPNHVQPLPAASSGADVVPLRRRGAPARRWLAVAAALLVGGVVGAGAVAVLRDGDGDGTVVATAGLDPLDGVEASGRAEVREAGGHRSLQVELAAPAPADGYYEVWLLRPDVSGMVQVGVVTDGATSLPLPDGVDLAEYPVVDVSIEPLDGDPTHSGVSVARGELGR from the coding sequence GTGCCGCACTGCGATCCTGAGCAGCTGGCGCTGGCCGCGCTCCGCGAGCCATTGCCGCCCAACGACGAGGCGCACCTGGCGGACTGCGCCGAGTGCCAGGCCGAGGTCGCCTCACTGCAGCGCAGCGTCGACGTCCTCGCCGTCCCCGCGCTCGCGGCACCCGGTGCACCCGTGCAGCCGCCGCCGGGCGTCTGGGCCGCCATCGCCGCGGCTACGGGGGTCGAGGCCACCCCGGCCTCCGTGCCCCCGCCGAACCACGTCCAGCCGCTGCCGGCCGCCTCCTCCGGTGCCGACGTGGTGCCGCTGCGCCGGCGGGGCGCACCGGCCCGCCGCTGGCTCGCGGTGGCCGCCGCGCTGCTGGTGGGCGGGGTGGTCGGCGCCGGCGCCGTGGCCGTGCTCCGCGACGGTGACGGTGACGGCACCGTGGTCGCCACGGCCGGGCTGGACCCGCTGGACGGCGTCGAGGCCTCCGGCCGGGCCGAGGTGCGCGAGGCCGGCGGCCACCGCTCGCTGCAGGTGGAGCTCGCCGCCCCGGCGCCCGCCGACGGCTACTACGAGGTCTGGCTGCTGCGGCCCGACGTCTCGGGGATGGTCCAGGTCGGCGTGGTCACCGACGGCGCGACGTCCCTGCCGCTGCCCGACGGGGTCGACCTGGCCGAGTACCCGGTCGTCGACGTCTCGATCGAACCGCTGGACGGCGACCCGACCCACTCCGGCGTCTCGGTCGCCCGGGGCGAGCTCGGCCGCTGA
- a CDS encoding RNA polymerase sigma factor translates to MPTTQGSAQQGVEPDDAEVARRFAAGDEQALAWAYERWAAQVHGMAVRAFGPGPDAEDVTQQVFISAWTGRAGYSPQQGPLPAWLVGVCRHKIADTWAKRERQRRSTEAAASEARSAPTAAPGSELAAEVADRVLLLGELNRIGQPQRSIIELAFFEDLTHAQIAARTGIPLGTVKSHIRRTLERLRDRLEVDGAALRS, encoded by the coding sequence GTGCCCACCACCCAGGGCTCGGCGCAGCAGGGCGTCGAGCCGGACGACGCCGAGGTCGCCCGGCGCTTCGCCGCTGGCGACGAGCAGGCCCTCGCCTGGGCCTACGAGCGGTGGGCGGCACAGGTGCACGGCATGGCGGTGCGCGCCTTCGGCCCGGGTCCCGACGCCGAGGACGTCACCCAGCAGGTCTTCATCAGCGCCTGGACCGGCCGGGCGGGCTACTCCCCGCAGCAGGGACCGCTGCCCGCGTGGCTGGTCGGCGTCTGCCGGCACAAGATCGCCGACACGTGGGCCAAGCGCGAACGGCAGCGCCGCTCCACCGAGGCGGCCGCGAGCGAGGCCCGCTCCGCGCCGACCGCGGCACCGGGCAGCGAGCTGGCCGCCGAGGTGGCCGACCGGGTGCTCCTGCTGGGCGAGTTGAACCGGATCGGCCAGCCGCAACGAAGCATCATCGAGCTCGCATTCTTCGAAGACCTGACCCACGCACAGATCGCGGCCCGCACCGGCATCCCGCTGGGCACCGTGAAGAGCCACATCAGGCGCACCCTGGAGCGCCTGCGAGACCGGTTGGAGGTGGACGGTGCCGCACTGCGATCCTGA
- a CDS encoding GntR family transcriptional regulator: MNDDAGPIFRQIATQLEDAIVDGSLPEESQAPSSNELAAFHRINPATAAKGLNQLVTDGVLYKRRGVGMFVATGAREQLLKRRRSEFADQYLTPLLVEAEKVGISVPEIAAMLRERTVRS; encoded by the coding sequence GTGAACGACGACGCCGGCCCGATCTTCCGTCAGATCGCGACCCAACTGGAGGACGCGATCGTCGACGGCTCCCTCCCTGAGGAGAGCCAGGCCCCCTCGTCCAACGAGCTGGCCGCGTTCCACCGCATCAACCCCGCCACGGCGGCCAAGGGCTTGAACCAGCTGGTCACTGACGGGGTCCTCTACAAGAGACGAGGAGTGGGGATGTTCGTCGCCACCGGTGCCCGCGAGCAGCTGCTGAAGCGGCGGCGCAGCGAGTTCGCCGACCAGTACCTGACGCCGTTGCTGGTCGAGGCCGAGAAGGTCGGGATCAGCGTGCCCGAGATCGCCGCCATGCTGCGGGAACGGACGGTCCGGTCATGA